One genomic segment of Ipomoea triloba cultivar NCNSP0323 chromosome 9, ASM357664v1 includes these proteins:
- the LOC116030613 gene encoding homeobox-leucine zipper protein ATHB-52-like: MDNFQSLTRKPLFKCHKKRLTQDQVRLLEGSFNVNNKLDADSKSQLARQLGLPPRQIAIWYQNKRARSKSQSLEVDHKALHERLDEVLSDNERLRREVERLREEVQKAQEMLQLATAAATPYSSLSLSCSSCDEAAGSLGLLHGSSKELYACLLDDHESQFGTSGDLHNFFAPPALS; the protein is encoded by the coding sequence ATGGATAACTTCCAATCCCTAACCCGGAAACCCTTATTCAAGTGCCACAAGAAGAGGCTAACCCAGGATCAAGTGAGGCTATTAGAGGGCAGCTTCAACGTGAATAACAAGCTGGATGCGGATAGCAAGTCCCAGCTGGCTCGCCAGCTGGGACTGCCCCCGCGCCAGATtgcaatttggtatcagaacaAGCGAGCCCGGAGCAAGAGCCAGAGCCTGGAGGTGGACCACAAGGCCCTGCATGAGAGACTTGACGAGGTTTTGTCGGATAACGAGCGGCTGAGGAGAGAGGTTGAGAGGCTGAGAGAAGAGGTGCAGAAAGCGCAGGAGATGCTGCAGCTggccaccgccgccgccacgCCCTATTCCTCCCTATCCCTCTCCTGCAGTTCGTGTGATGAAGCTGCAGGGAGCTTGGGCTTGCTTCATGGCTCGTCCAAAGAGCTTTATGCTTGCTTGCTTGATGACCATGAGAGCCAGTTTGGGACCTCGGGTGATTTGCACAACTTCTTTGCCCCACCTGCattatcttaa
- the LOC116030591 gene encoding glutaredoxin-C9-like: MHRQSGFPSKHYFSASSSGGSGSGGGSSNSSGDSDYSHLFSSRLGSMVAENAIIVFARRGCCMCHVVQRLLFGLGVNPTIYAVEEEDEPALIHELLRIVACAGDDPVEFPQFPAVFIGGKLFGGLEKLMAAHISGDLVPLLRKAGALWL, translated from the coding sequence ATGCACCGCCAATCCGGATTCCCTTCCAAACACTACTTCTCCGCCTCCTCTAGCGGCGGCAGCGGCAGCGGCGGCGGCTCTTCAAATTCCAGCGGCGACAGCGACTACTCGCACCTCTTCTCGTCCCGGCTGGGCAGCATGGTCGCTGAGAATGCGATAATCGTGTTCGCTCGGCGCGGGTGCTGCATGTGCCACGTGGTGCAGCGATTGCTCTTCGGCCTCGGCGTCAACCCCACGATTTACGCCGTGGAAGAGGAGGACGAGCCCGCCCTCATCCACGAGCTTCTCAGGATCGTCGCCTGCGCCGGCGATGACCCCGTCGAATTCCCCCAGTTCCCCGCGGTTTTCATCGGCGGGAAGCTTTTCGGTGGCCTGGAAAAGCTCATGGCGGCTCATATTTCCGGCGATTTGGTACCTCTCCTTAGAAAGGCTGGTGCCCTGTGGCTTTGA